AAATCGGTACTTTGGCATATGTGAAGCAAATGCTAAAATTGCCAAATGGTACAATTCGTGTGCTAGTGGAAGGTCTAGAACGCGGGCAATGGGGCCAATATGAGGACGGCGAAAAATTCACGCAAGTGGAAGTGACTTCGTTCCCTGATGAACCTGAACGCGATGCCGAACAGGATGCCTTGATGCGGATCTTGCTCGAGCAATTTGAAATCTTTGGCAAGGGCTCGAAGAAAGTGACGACTGAAACTTTCAATACAGTAGCAGATATCGAAGAGCCGGGCCGTTTAGCAGATATGATTGCCTCGCATCTTTCCTTAAAATTGCCGGCCAAGCAGGAAGTACTCGAAACTTTCGATGTCACGAAACGCCTTGAGCTATTGATTAGCCGTTTGCATAACGAGCAAGAAGTGGCAGATATTGAGAAACGCATCAACGACCGTGTAAAAAAAGCGATGGAACAAACCCAAAAAGAGTTTTATTTGCGCGAACAAATGAAAGCGATCCAAACAGAACTGGGCGATAAAGACGGCAAAGGCGCAGAAGTCGCCGACTTGAAAAAACGCATTGAAGAAGCGGGTATGCCTGAATCAACCGAGAAAACAGCGTTCAAGGAATTGGACCGTTACGAGAAATTGCCTTCAGCTGCAGCGGAAAGTGGCATCATCCGTAATTATATTGAATGGCTTGTAACGATTCCATGGTCTGAAACGACAGAAGATCGTTTGGACATTAATTACGCTGAAGATGTGCTGAACCGCGATCACGACGGTCTTGAAACAGTAAAAGAACGCGTGCTTGAGTATTTAGCTGTCCAGCAAATGACCAAATCGCTGCGCGGGCCGATTCTTTGTCTTGTAGGTCCTCCAGGCGTCGGGAAAACTTCACTTGCCCGTTCGATTGCTGATTCACTCGACCGTAATTTTGTCCGTATCTCACTCGGTGGTGTGCGCGATGAATCCGAAATCCGGGGCCATCGCCGCACATACGTGGGGGCAATGCCAGGACGCATCATTCAAGGGATGAAAAAAGCCGGCACCGTTAACCCGGTCTTCTTGTTAGATGAAATTGACAAAATGTCTAACGATTTTCGCGGTGACCCGTCGTCTGCAATGCTCGAAGTATTGGATCCGGAACAGAACAATTCCTTCAGCGACCATTACATCGAAGAAAGCTATGATTTGTCGAATGTGTTGTTCATAGCGACAGCGAATGACCTTGGATCGATTCCAGGTCCATTGCGTGACCGCATGGAAGTCATTTCGATTGCCGGCTATACGGAACTGGAGAAGAAATTGATCGCCAACAATCATTTGGCGCCTAAACAATTGAAAGAACACGGCTTAACGCCGGAGCAATTAGACTTCCAAGAAGACGCGTTCGTCTCGATGATCCGCTATTACACACGTGAAGCCGGCGTGCGCGGATTGGAGCGTCAAATTGCTTCTGTATGCCGAAAAGTGACCAAACAGATCGTCTCGAAAGAAAAAGAGCAGGTGACGGTCGGCGCGGAAGAAGTCGAGAGTTATCTCGGCAAGAAAAAATTCCGTTACGGCGTGGCTGAAACGCAAAATCAAATTGGCGTGGCAACGGGTCTCGCATACACCGCTGTCGGTGGAGACACTCTGCAAATCGAAGTGTCATTGTCTGCAGGTAAAGGCAAGCTGCAATTGACAGGCAAACTGGGCGATGTCATGAAAGAGTCCGCGCAAACGGCGTTGTCATTCGTCCGTGCTCAAGCGGAGTCGCTCGGTATCGATCCGAATTTCCAAGAAGCGCATGATATCCATATTCACGTGCCGGAAGGAGCCGTTCCAAAAGACGGCCCATCTGCCGGTGTGACAATTGCGACAGCGCTCGTTTCGGCGCTGACGAAGCGGCCAGTGCGCCGTGATGTCGGCATGACAGGTGAAATTACGCTCCGCGGACGCGTCTTGCCGATTGGCGGCCTGAAAGAGAAAACATTGAGCGCTCATCGTGCAGGATTGAAGACAATCATCGTTCCTGCAGAAAATGAACGCGACCTCGACGATATTCCGGAGACCATCCGCGAAGAATTGGAATTCCATCTCGTCAGCCAAGCGGAACAAGCGCTCGAAATTGCGCTGGAAGGAGCTAAACAATGAAGGTTCATAACGTAGAACTGGTGATCAGCGCGGTTCGTCCAGCGCAGTACCCGGAAACTGAACTTCCCGAGTTTGCACTCGCAGGACGTTCAAATGTCGGGAAATCATCTTTTATCAATAAGTTGATCGGGCGTAAAAGCATGGCGCGTATTTCGTCCAAGCCGGGCAAAACACAAACCTTGAACTTTTACAAAATCGAAGAGGACTTATTTTTTGTCGACGTTCCAGGATACGGCTATGCGAAAGTATCGAAAAGTGAACGCGAGGCCTGGGGCAAGATGATTGAGACGTATATCACAAGCCGTGAGCAATTGCGCGCAGTAATTCAAATCGTCGACTTGCGCCATCCACCGAGCAAAGATGATCAGATGATGTACGATTTCATGAAGCATTACGACATCCCGTGTATCATTATCGCGACAAAAGCGGACAAGATCCCGAAAGGCAAATGGGACAAGCATAAGAAAATCGTCCGTGAAGGACTGGATATGGAGAAAGGCGATCCATTA
This is a stretch of genomic DNA from Planococcus maritimus. It encodes these proteins:
- the yihA gene encoding ribosome biogenesis GTP-binding protein YihA/YsxC; amino-acid sequence: MKVHNVELVISAVRPAQYPETELPEFALAGRSNVGKSSFINKLIGRKSMARISSKPGKTQTLNFYKIEEDLFFVDVPGYGYAKVSKSEREAWGKMIETYITSREQLRAVIQIVDLRHPPSKDDQMMYDFMKHYDIPCIIIATKADKIPKGKWDKHKKIVREGLDMEKGDPLIVFSSETGLGQEAAWEEIEKRM
- the lon gene encoding endopeptidase La; this encodes MAKKKVTKQVPLLPLRGLLVFPTMVLHIDVGRERSVAALEQAMMDDQIVFLATQKDMAVEQPDKDDLHKIGTLAYVKQMLKLPNGTIRVLVEGLERGQWGQYEDGEKFTQVEVTSFPDEPERDAEQDALMRILLEQFEIFGKGSKKVTTETFNTVADIEEPGRLADMIASHLSLKLPAKQEVLETFDVTKRLELLISRLHNEQEVADIEKRINDRVKKAMEQTQKEFYLREQMKAIQTELGDKDGKGAEVADLKKRIEEAGMPESTEKTAFKELDRYEKLPSAAAESGIIRNYIEWLVTIPWSETTEDRLDINYAEDVLNRDHDGLETVKERVLEYLAVQQMTKSLRGPILCLVGPPGVGKTSLARSIADSLDRNFVRISLGGVRDESEIRGHRRTYVGAMPGRIIQGMKKAGTVNPVFLLDEIDKMSNDFRGDPSSAMLEVLDPEQNNSFSDHYIEESYDLSNVLFIATANDLGSIPGPLRDRMEVISIAGYTELEKKLIANNHLAPKQLKEHGLTPEQLDFQEDAFVSMIRYYTREAGVRGLERQIASVCRKVTKQIVSKEKEQVTVGAEEVESYLGKKKFRYGVAETQNQIGVATGLAYTAVGGDTLQIEVSLSAGKGKLQLTGKLGDVMKESAQTALSFVRAQAESLGIDPNFQEAHDIHIHVPEGAVPKDGPSAGVTIATALVSALTKRPVRRDVGMTGEITLRGRVLPIGGLKEKTLSAHRAGLKTIIVPAENERDLDDIPETIREELEFHLVSQAEQALEIALEGAKQ